GTCAGAAAACCTACTCAACACTGTGCTAGAGACGATCACCGTGTTGCTGGACGTCGCTGCAGAGAGCGTTGCGCTCCGGGCTACCGAGGTGGCATGCGTGCTCACGAGCAACGGCCACTTTTCAGAAGTGGTTCAGCTCgtcctgcagcggctgctgcaccacaaTCGCGAcggactgctgctgcgtcgatTCCCCGATGTAGTGCGCCGCCTACATACGCTGCGAAGCAGACTCGAGGGGGAAGACCTCAGAGAAAGTGTTCTCGTCCACTTCGCACGCGCGCTCTCTGACATCACCGACTTGCGATTCGTGAGCAAGGTGGTGCTCTCCCTCCAATCCATGCTGGCCACCTTCCCTGAGCTCGACGATGTtcgagtgctgctgcgccgcgggcTGACAAACTCCGCCACGGCGGAGATGTTCTcggcgctcctgcagtgctggcgctacaacgccgtggcgctgctctcgctgGGGCTCCTGTGTCGTCACTTCGTCTTCACTCGGCGCATCTGTGAGCATCTTGGGGAGGGTGAGATGTCTGTTGCCACGTACGTGCAGCTCGACCACTTAGTGCAGCAGTTAGAGTCCTCCACCTTTACCTTTTTGCGCGTGTCCTTGTTGCGCCCCATGTCGTGcccggcgctggtgcagacgctttacgtgctgctgctgcttctcccccAATCCTCACCTCACTATGCGATACTTTCCCAGCGGTTGCAGCCTGTCACCGTTCTTGTGCAGCTGGACAGGATGGCCTCCGAGCCCCTCACAGCAGAAGCCCAGGCCGACGTGCCTGAGTCCGATTGGGACCACTATATAGCTGCTCAAGAAGCGCTTCTGCAGTATGAGCAAACATTATGATGTTGGCGAAGGAGAGCCACAGGGAGAAAAGTAGCGAAGGCTCTTGTcgtttttcgctctcttcactTCTCCTCATTCATGAGCATCGCAGTCGTGAATTCTGACTACCTTTGCCGCGGAGGCCGGTAcgttgttttctctttttctctcgcccctcacgcttgtgtgtgccctGACTCTTCCCTTGGTGCTGTCTCTGATGCGCTTGCTGTCTTTTGCCCTTCTGGTTTCCCACAAGGGGGTAAAGTCGTTCAGACGCGCACGTGTGGACTGGTGAACACGAAAATGGGAGAGCAGTCATTCAGCACGATGTGTGGTACTTATTGCCGATGACCCGCGTGTTTCCGTTAGTGATGGTCATTGGCGAATGGTCTTTTCACGGGAGAGCACCGCTCGTGGATTCGATTTCGTAAAGGAGGTCCCTCAAGTAGGGACCACTCGTATGCCATGTGCCAAGTCCTTCTCGCATGTGTACCCactaccccccctcctccccataACTCACATTACTCgattccctctctccctcttctcctctctaccGCTGGTACGCGCTGCCGATTTTCTTACGGCGGTCTCCCTGTTaagctcgcgcagcagatAGCCTATCCATTTCAGCTCGTGCTGCCTTCTGGTTTATCTCAGGCCTTCGTTTCGTTTGTGTGCTGTGCTCTTGTTGTACTCCTCCCTCCGCGCCGtcacctcctttctcctcactctctttcaccGTCGTCTCAGCGAAGATGTCCTTTACCATGACCGGTCACGCCATCCCAAAGATGTTTCCCAGACCGTTCCACAGCTGGGTTGGAACGGGGCGCATCTTCAACTTTCTCTCCCCGTACGAGCGGAACCCCTTCATTGCGTACCTCAACTCGATCTACAACACCGCCCCGCTTTTCAAGTGGTCGCTCTCGGTCGTACCCCTTTACGGCATCGTCTCCGGTAACCCGCCAGTGGAGAAGATCGACTTCAACTCGAGCGCTGCCCTGTGCGCTACGGGTATGGTGTGGTTTCTCTACGCATTGCTCATTCAGCCTCAGAACTCTGGAAGCCGctcgctggcgctggtgAACGTCTGCTTGGCTGCAGTTAACGGCTACAACTGCTACCGTTGCGTGAGATACAAGAGCCTCCAGGTGGCAAAGGCAAACAGCATCCAGTGAGCCGGGCCCATCGTGCGGGCTCGCATGGAGGCTTCTCCGTAAGTGTGAGCCGCGCTTCTGTGTAATGCCCTAGCAACTCAAGTGGGCACCGTGTGCCCTCCGCTGTATGTCCACATGGAACCTAATCGTGGGCGTGAGCGTATATATAGGGCCTCCTTCCTGCTTTCCCCCCCGTCagccccttttttcttctggtTGGTGCGTCAGTATGCGGCGCCGACGCGTGCAACGTGatgcgatggaggaggagacagcaGACCAGCTCTGATGAAGAAACTCGTCCCCcacttccccctttctccccaGCAGTGAGCTGTAGTTGAAAGTTATTCAGTTCTGCAGCCCTTCACCGTCTTGCGCGCTGTGTTCAGGACACTTCAAAGGTAAAGCAATGCGAAGGGTTCTTCGTTTCAATGTGTCCACTCTGCCCCAGAACGTCGGTTAAACTGTACCCTACCCCCGGTTCACCAcgtggtgcaaagcagcagtagcgaGGCGTTACAACAATGCGTCTACTCGGTCATCTCAGCGCGACTCCGGCCTCGAAacctacccccctccctatcCCGCTTTGCAGGCCACTTCAAAGTCGCTCACATCATGCCGGTTGGGATCCGCTCTGGTCACACTGACACCTTGGCCATCCTATGGGTGGTACAGTTGCATTTACTGTCGCAGGTCACTCTGACACGGTGCTATTCACCACTAGGCCGTTTCCCTTAGTAGCAATACATTTACTGTGGCCTGCTCTATGCCGTTGGTGTTTGACTCCGTCACCACCAAAAGCGGCTCGGCCTGtgcaggaagaggaggcctGCCTGCTTTCCGTCCTCCACACCGAGTATGGGTGTCGTGGGCCTGAGATGCCACGAGTTGAGGTTGTCTTCATCATTGTGGTAAAGAGGCAGGAAAGAATGCTGAAACGAGGCCATGTCTGGCTGGCGCTTTTTCGGCCTTTGCCTTGAATGCGTCCTGCAAGGCACAGTGGCtgtccaccgctgcagctgtttTGTCTGTATGTGCGATTGTCTCTCTGAGGACGCCTTGAGCAGACTTGAATGACGCTTCTTTGGACACGTTGCATGTCTGTGCGCGCCGCTGAGCTTCGCTTGTTT
Above is a genomic segment from Leishmania panamensis strain MHOM/PA/94/PSC-1 chromosome 14 sequence containing:
- a CDS encoding mitochondrial pyruvate carrier protein, putative (TriTrypDB/GeneDB-style sysID: LpmP.14.1460), with amino-acid sequence MSFTMTGHAIPKMFPRPFHSWVGTGRIFNFLSPYERNPFIAYLNSIYNTAPLFKWSLSVVPLYGIVSGNPPVEKIDFNSSAALCATGMVWFLYALLIQPQNSGSRSLALVNVCLAAVNGYNCYRCVRYKSLQVAKANSIQ